The genomic region TACTAACAAGAGATGGAAACACTAATAGCCATGAGGTTAATTTCACACAAGGAACTGACAAAACAAGAAGCTATACATCTTTGGCTTATTTTAATCAAGAAGGTGTAACTAATAGAAGTAAATTAGAACGTTTTTCTTTTAGAACTAATTACACTAATCAGTCATCTGATAAGTTTCACTACAACACTCAATTAAGTGTTAGTTATAGTAAAAACGACTTTGTAGTTGATAGAGATAGATCTTCAAGTTTATTTGGAGCAAATAGTGGAGGTCAATTAGACAACCCTTTTATTGTACCTTACCTAGCCTTACCATTCTTAGACCCTTACAATGCAGATGGATCTATTAATTATATAGGAACTCAACAAAGTGGTGCTCTTGATGCAAATGGAAATATTAATCCTGATGGAGCGAATGGATTTGTAAACACTCCATATCTTGCATTAAATACACAAAGATTTAATACAGACCGCGAGTCTGAATTTAAAGCAATCGGTACTGCTGATGCGAAGTGGTTAATAAATGATAAATTTGATCTAGGTGCAAGAATTGGACTAGATTACAATAATTCTCAAGAATTAAATATAGTGTCTCCAAACAGCCTTAGAGGTTTAGTTTCACCAGACGTTACTGCAGAATTTAAAGGTTCTCAAACAGAAGGTTATATTAGAAGTTTTGTTGCTAACGTAAATCCTTATTTAAGTTATAATGACCAATTTAATGATGTTCACAATGTTAACGCATCAATTAACACTGAGTATAATTACACTAATTTTCAGACTGCGTTTTTCCAAGCATTTGGATTAAATCCTAACTTACCAGGTAGTGGTAGCGGTTTTACTGATGGAAACGTGGACCCATTGTATATTCCTAATGTAGGTTCTTCTGAGTCAGAATTAGCTTTATTTAGTGCTTTTATATTAGCTAACTATAATTATGATAACAAGTATGGTCTTAATGTAAACTTAAGACGTGATGGATCATCTAGATTCTCTGAAGAAAACAGATGGGGTACATTCTGGTCAGTTGGTGGATATTGGAATGCTCATAAAGAAGACTTTATGCAAGACCAAGATTTATTTAACACTTTGAAACTTAGAGCCTCTTACGGAAGAGTTGGAAATCAAGCAGTAGGCGGATTCTATGTAGGATTAGAGCGTGTATCAAATGTAACAGGTTACCAAGGACTACCTGGATACCGACCAACATCATTAGTTGCAGATGATTTAGTATGGGAAATCACTAAGCAAGCCAATTTAGGTGTTGAATTTGGTATGTGGAAAGATAGATTAACAGGAGTTGTTGAGATTTATAGAAATCAAACTGACAATCTTTTCTTTGCCTCGCCAGTTAGTTTATCTTCTGGATTTGCCACTGTTACTAAAAACGTTGCTGGATTAAGAAACGAAGGTGTTGAAATCGGATTAGATTATAAGTTGATAAACAACGATGATTTAAGATGGAGTGTATTTGTTAATGCTGCATTTAATCAAAATGAAATTACAAGTTTAGCTCCAGGATCTGAATTTTTAGATCAAGGAACTACAGCATTACAAGTTGGTGAGTCTTTAAGAACATTTCACTTAGTTGAATGGGCAGGAGTTAACCCAGCTACTGGTAATCCTCTGTATCGTGATATTGATGGTAACTTAACCGAAACATTTAATGAAGGTAGAGATAAGAAATTTACTGGAAAAACAGCAGATCCAAAATGGACAGGTGGTTTCGGTACAAATATTTCTTATAAAGGATTCCAACTTAATTCTTTATTCTCATTTGTAACTGATAGATGGAGAACTAATGGATCATTGGGTATTTTAGAGGATGTTAGCTTAGCTGGATTTGCTAATCAATCAACTAGTATGTTAGATGCATGGCAACAGCCAGGAGATATCACTGATACTCCATCAATTGCTTCAGGATCTACACGTTTACAATTACATGACAGATATCTAGAAGATGCATCTTATTTAAGATTAAGAAACGTTACTTTATCTTATTCTCTTCAAGATAACGCTCTAGATAAAATTGGATTCTTAAAAGGATTAAGAGTATATGCACAAGGTACTAATCTCGTTACATTTACTAAATGGAGAGGATTTGATCCAGAATCAACATTCACTTCTTCGTTCTTTGACTATCCTGCTGTTAGACAATACACTTTCGGTCTAGATATAACATTATAAAAAAGCAAAATGAAAAATTTAATTAAATTATTATTTGTTGCCGCAGCTCTAGTGAGCTGTGACGACTCATTAGACAGATTGCCTGTCGACCAACTTGTTCCTGCAACTGCTTATAATACAGTTGAAGATTTACAATTAGGTGTTTCAGGAATGTATGATACTTACCCTACATTCTCAGAGCTATTGGTAAACTCACTAGCTACAGATAATACGGTAATTGGTGAAGATAACGGTGGACAAGATGTTCAATTACACAATCTAAACCTGAACCCATCTGGTGGAGATCAAGGTATCTATTCAAGCTATAGTAGATTAGCTAATCTTGCGTCACGTGTTATTGAAAACGCAAGCTTTTTAAACATCGATTCAGCAAATACTGATGACATAGCTACAAGAGATAATCTTGTTGGACAGGCATATGCAACTAGAGCATTTGCACACCTAAAGATGTTTGAATACTTTACACCTGACTACACAAATCCAAGTGGTCTTTCTGTACCTTACGTTGATTTTGTAGCTTTAAGTAGTGATTTCCCTGCAAGAGAAACTGTTGCTGACTTTGCAGCTAAAATAGATGCAGACTTTACCCAAGCTGAAACTTTATTAGCTGACAACAATGGAATCGATGTATTCAATAAGAATTCTGTAACTTTCATGAGAGCAAGATTTGCACTAGCTACTGGAGCAAATATCGATGCTATCAATTTTGCAACTACATTGATTTCTAATTCTGGTACTTCTCTAGCAAATCAAACTGCTTATGTTAACATGTTTTCAGATTTAGATCAGTCTGAGGTTATATTCCAAAGAGTATATACTCAAGCAGATGCTGCGAGAATAGCTGGCCCATGGTTCTTTACTGGTACTGGAGGAGAGAAATGGGAAGTTTCTAATGATCTATTAGCTGAAATTGACCCTATTAATGATCCTGCGAGAGCACAAGTTTTAGTTTTAAACGGAGCAACTAGCGCACCATTCGGAGTTGGAAAATATCCTGGAAGTAATGGATTGAACTTCTTAAACAACATGAAAGAAATGAGAATATCTGAACTTTACTTGATACGTGCAGAAGCTCATGCAAGAGAAAATCAACTAGGACAAGCAGCTAGCTCAATTCAATCTTTAAGAGATCAGAGATTAGTGTCTAGTCCAGTTGTAGCTTATACTACTCAAGCAGAGGCTTTGGATGATATCTTGGCTGAGAGAAGACTTGAATTAGCTTTTGAAGGACATAGATGGAAAGACCTGAAAAGATTTAACCAAGGATTTACAAGAAATGCTATGGATTGTGGTGGAGCTACACCTTGTCAATTAAACGCAGGTGATTTTAGATTCACGCTTCCTCTTCCTCTAACTGAAGTACTAAATAATCCTAACATCACAGAAAACAATCCTGGATACTAAAACTTATAATTATGAAAAAAATAAAATATATATCACTTGCTCTAGCTTTTATAGCTGCATTGAGTAGCTGTGATGAAACAGAACCAATTATATATAACGGTGGAGGTGATGCCTTAATTACCTTTAGTCAATCTCAATATAATCTTGAGATAGTTATTGATGATGTAGGTGATTTAGAGGTGCCAGTGAACGCCTCTACCCTTTCTTCTGAAGATAGAACATTCAATATAGAAGTAGTAATGGATGGGACAACTGCTCTTGACGGTTCATACAGCGTAGCAAGTTCTGTTACCATTCCTGCAAATCAATATCAAGGTACATTTACTATTAATGGAACTGACATCGCAGGAGTTGATACAAATCCTTTAGATTTAGTTATAGGTATTACTGATGGAGATGGATACGTAACTGGAAGTAATTCAATCGTAAAAGTTTTACAAATTTGTCCAGTTGATGAAACATTCTTTACAGGTGATTATCAGATGTTACATTTAGTTTTTAATGGTTTTGGTGTACCTACTTTTGGGTCTGGCAAAATGGTTGAATTAGAAAGACCTGCTGGTAATACTAGAACTTTTGACGCTCCTTACGGACCAGATCTAGGAACATTTAGCACGGTAACTTGGGAATTCAATTTATCTTGTAATGAAATTGTATGGTCAGCTAGTCAGGATGCTTTAGTAGGCTGTGCTGCAACAGCTGCAAACATAGAACTTAGTACTGCTGATCCTGCTTTTGGTAATGGTACATATGACCCACTTAATGATG from Nonlabens arenilitoris harbors:
- a CDS encoding RagB/SusD family nutrient uptake outer membrane protein, whose amino-acid sequence is MKNLIKLLFVAAALVSCDDSLDRLPVDQLVPATAYNTVEDLQLGVSGMYDTYPTFSELLVNSLATDNTVIGEDNGGQDVQLHNLNLNPSGGDQGIYSSYSRLANLASRVIENASFLNIDSANTDDIATRDNLVGQAYATRAFAHLKMFEYFTPDYTNPSGLSVPYVDFVALSSDFPARETVADFAAKIDADFTQAETLLADNNGIDVFNKNSVTFMRARFALATGANIDAINFATTLISNSGTSLANQTAYVNMFSDLDQSEVIFQRVYTQADAARIAGPWFFTGTGGEKWEVSNDLLAEIDPINDPARAQVLVLNGATSAPFGVGKYPGSNGLNFLNNMKEMRISELYLIRAEAHARENQLGQAASSIQSLRDQRLVSSPVVAYTTQAEALDDILAERRLELAFEGHRWKDLKRFNQGFTRNAMDCGGATPCQLNAGDFRFTLPLPLTEVLNNPNITENNPGY
- a CDS encoding SusC/RagA family TonB-linked outer membrane protein; amino-acid sequence: MKTKLNGILTLFLALVVQFAIAQTVTGKVTDLAGEPVLGATVLIKGSSNATTTDFDGNYSINASNGDVLVYSFVGYEAQEIAFTGQSTINVTLKASLDTVVITAYGSQKREDLTSAVTVVGGEAIEQVPIASVDQALQGLAPGVDVSVSSGQPGRRGNVIIRGRASISGGVNPLYIIDGVPVDADTFRSINNNDIESLSILKDAAATAPYGNRAANGVILITTKRGKFNSPLKIQYRALSGFSTLVSPQFEVMNNEQYLRFSRDQLGSGFGVGLSDADIAATPNANWLDVLTRDGNTNSHEVNFTQGTDKTRSYTSLAYFNQEGVTNRSKLERFSFRTNYTNQSSDKFHYNTQLSVSYSKNDFVVDRDRSSSLFGANSGGQLDNPFIVPYLALPFLDPYNADGSINYIGTQQSGALDANGNINPDGANGFVNTPYLALNTQRFNTDRESEFKAIGTADAKWLINDKFDLGARIGLDYNNSQELNIVSPNSLRGLVSPDVTAEFKGSQTEGYIRSFVANVNPYLSYNDQFNDVHNVNASINTEYNYTNFQTAFFQAFGLNPNLPGSGSGFTDGNVDPLYIPNVGSSESELALFSAFILANYNYDNKYGLNVNLRRDGSSRFSEENRWGTFWSVGGYWNAHKEDFMQDQDLFNTLKLRASYGRVGNQAVGGFYVGLERVSNVTGYQGLPGYRPTSLVADDLVWEITKQANLGVEFGMWKDRLTGVVEIYRNQTDNLFFASPVSLSSGFATVTKNVAGLRNEGVEIGLDYKLINNDDLRWSVFVNAAFNQNEITSLAPGSEFLDQGTTALQVGESLRTFHLVEWAGVNPATGNPLYRDIDGNLTETFNEGRDKKFTGKTADPKWTGGFGTNISYKGFQLNSLFSFVTDRWRTNGSLGILEDVSLAGFANQSTSMLDAWQQPGDITDTPSIASGSTRLQLHDRYLEDASYLRLRNVTLSYSLQDNALDKIGFLKGLRVYAQGTNLVTFTKWRGFDPESTFTSSFFDYPAVRQYTFGLDITL